A single window of Pseudarthrobacter defluvii DNA harbors:
- a CDS encoding wax ester/triacylglycerol synthase domain-containing protein encodes MRPATQRLAPADEANLVLDHAGQVNVFLVAALLAPGGFLAPDGTADIAALRAVLRERIAELPALRKSAVQAGRRHHWIEAIPDLEHHIRAVEPVDGLTGLGDRCAELMGQPLAGEGPLWEILVVPGATAGGLGVVLRIHHAVADGMTAAIIVQRLFDPGEPGESPLNQPPVRRPAETPRRHPRNDPRSTLRRLGTGLNRIRKTLWGQGVGRTVLLGERSAHHGVAFEIEALETAVRPRGATVNDALLAASAAGFRAALLAAGEPVPAWLPVSEPVALRRRGTAGNQVGVMLVRLPLGEPDPDERLRLIAAQTRDEKLRARDQGTLEFMRGPIGARVMDHLARRQHLVGGFVTNVPGPKGAFLLAGAPVTALWPVAVLAGNVRLGVAAVSYAGNLCCGIHFDASNVPGDVFARAMGEELARLGR; translated from the coding sequence ATGCGCCCAGCGACACAACGGCTGGCCCCTGCCGATGAGGCGAACCTGGTGCTCGACCACGCCGGCCAGGTCAACGTGTTCCTCGTCGCTGCGCTGCTCGCACCCGGCGGCTTCCTGGCACCGGACGGCACCGCGGACATCGCAGCGCTGAGGGCGGTCCTCCGTGAACGGATTGCGGAGTTGCCGGCACTCCGTAAAAGCGCCGTCCAGGCAGGCCGTCGACACCACTGGATTGAAGCCATTCCCGACCTTGAGCACCACATCCGCGCCGTAGAGCCCGTGGATGGCCTCACAGGACTCGGGGACAGGTGCGCCGAACTTATGGGGCAGCCGCTGGCAGGGGAGGGTCCCTTGTGGGAAATCCTGGTGGTACCGGGCGCCACCGCGGGAGGACTCGGCGTCGTGCTGCGTATCCATCACGCGGTGGCCGACGGGATGACGGCAGCCATCATCGTACAGCGGCTTTTTGACCCCGGTGAACCGGGGGAGAGCCCATTGAACCAGCCGCCTGTGCGCCGGCCGGCGGAGACTCCGCGACGCCATCCTCGGAACGATCCGCGCAGCACACTTCGTCGACTTGGGACGGGGCTTAACCGCATCCGCAAAACTTTATGGGGCCAGGGCGTGGGCCGCACGGTGCTGCTCGGTGAGCGCAGCGCCCACCATGGCGTCGCTTTTGAGATCGAAGCCCTTGAGACGGCGGTGCGCCCGCGGGGTGCCACCGTCAACGATGCACTGCTGGCTGCGTCCGCGGCTGGGTTCCGGGCAGCTTTGTTGGCGGCTGGTGAACCGGTTCCGGCTTGGTTGCCGGTCTCGGAACCGGTGGCTTTGAGGCGCCGCGGCACTGCGGGCAACCAGGTGGGAGTCATGCTGGTGCGGCTGCCACTCGGCGAGCCGGACCCAGATGAGCGCTTGCGGCTCATCGCAGCCCAGACGCGTGACGAGAAGCTCCGGGCGAGGGACCAGGGCACCCTGGAGTTCATGCGCGGCCCGATTGGCGCGCGCGTCATGGACCACCTCGCCAGAAGGCAACATCTGGTGGGCGGGTTCGTCACCAATGTGCCGGGTCCGAAAGGAGCTTTTCTCCTCGCGGGGGCTCCGGTCACCGCGCTCTGGCCGGTTGCGGTGCTTGCCGGCAACGTGCGGCTCGGCGTCGCTGCGGTCTCCTACGCCGGCAACCTGTGTTGCGGCATCCACTTCGATGCCTCGAATGTCCCAGGCGATGTGTTTGCGCGGGCCATGGGGGAGGAGCTGGCACGCCTGGGCAGGTGA